The window GGCGCACCATTTCTTCTCGACTACGAACCGTCAGTTTGGCATTCTTAGGCGCACCATTTCTTCTCGACTACGAACCGTCAGTTTGGCATTCTTATGGCTGTTCACCCTTTCCCCCTCTCGGTTTGCTGTTGTCTGTTAACTCCAGCTTTACCGATTTGGGGAGGGTGAACAACCTATTGAAACACTACACCTAGATGCTTGTCTGTCTCAACAAAGGCGTCACGAATATCATGATATATTTTGTGTTCTTCAGGACAATAGCCGTCTGGCGAATGGGTGTCGATTGTTTCAACGATGAGTACGAAGGGCTTTCCGGCCGCTTTTAAGCGTGCATATTCTTCGCTGGCGCGGGCAAGGGTAAAGCTGTCCCTGAATCCCCACCCCGTGCCAGCATAGTCCGCTAGATTCCAGCCTGCAGCCTTAAAGTAAGCCTTGTCAAGGATCCGAAATTTGCCGTGGTCTGAAAACAGTTTATCCTGTCCAGAAAAGTGCTTGTCTGACCCCAAGATGAGCACAGTCTCATAACCGTTATCACGAAAAATATCGAAAACGCTACGCGCATTGGGCAGAAAGCCCTTGGTGCTGATATAGCCGTTGCCGTTGATCCCCGCCGGGGGCTTTAAGGGGAGGCCAAAGAACCAACCTGTAAGGGCTGCGATGGTCCATCCTGTCCCGTGGACGTTGCGCATGTTGTCATTATGGGTTGAAAGCGCGCGAAACGTGTCTAGCTGTTTTGTGTAGGAGTGCCCGTTTGCGTGGGAAAAGGTATTTTCAAAGGATTCGGCTAGCACAATTACAAGGTTGTTTTTTTTCTCAAAAATGATGTCGGTATTTGTAGGAATAGAATAATACTTGCTGATAGCATCAAAGTTGTTCTTGGCGATGTTGTTGCTTATGAACGTATATACGTGAAGTTGTTTTTCAACTTTATATAGTGAAAATATACAAATGCATAGACTTGATAAAAAGAGTACGAGTGTAATCGTTCGGTGTGGATAGCTTTGTGGAGGCGCATAAGGTTTGCGGCGTATTTTTGCAATAAGTTTAGTTGTGTAAAGAAATAATTTTTTATTTAAAAAAATAGCTAGAAATAAGATGAAGAATAGAAATATGAAGAATACTATGAATTTTATCAGGCGAGTTGTGAAGTCGGTCGCCACGCCCAGGGCAACAAGGTCGGCATTCCCAAGATGCCAAAGGGCCTGCTCAATATTTATATCGCCAAACGTTTTCTGTACCCAGAGTGATGCACTCAGGAATAAAATAGCAATGGTCCCCAAAAGGATGGTCAACGATTTGATATATATTTCTAAATTACGACAATTTTTATTAGATTTTATTTTAAAAGCATCCAAAACCACAGACATATGTTTGCTCCTATGGCTATAAATACAGAGCCTGACCCACAGTCTTTGATGATTTTAATTATAGGATGGTATTCTATAGAGATTAAATTACAAATATTTTCAACCGCAGTGTTCAGCAACTCAGCAGCAAGAACCAGAAGCCAGCAGCCCAGCAGTAAAAAAATTTCCGCAGCGGGAATGGAGCACAGCGCGGCAAGCAGCGGCAGAGCTACAAGAACAAACAGCTCTTGGCGAAATGCGGTCCCCGTGCGCGCTGCGCTTGCAATGCCTTGCAGAGAGAATTTTGTCGCATCAAAGATGTGGATGATGGATGCGAACCGTTTGTGAGGAGTTCTTTCGCGCAACGAGTTATCTTCCCAGGATATACGAGGACAGGGGGCCGGTTGTTGGCGTGCTGCTATCGTCCTCTTTGTTAAAAATAACGGCAAAAATGTTAGCATGCCTTGTCGGTCAACACAAGTGCAACCATCTGTCAGGAGTCCGCAAATGGCGTGGGTCATGCTAGCGGGTAGCATGTGGCAAAGCCGTTTGTGGCGGTGACGGGTCGTTGCTGAATATAGAGGAAAGTCAGGCCGCCAGCGTGCGGCGGGCGGCGGCCACATCCGCATTGATCTGGGCTTTAAGCTCCTCTGCGTCGGCAAAGCGGCGTTCGTCGCGCAGGCGGTCCACAAAATCCAGGCGCAGGGTCCGGCCGTAGAGGTCGGGGCAGTTTTCCAATAAAAAAGCCTCCACCGTGAGCTCGTTGCGGCCAAAGGTGGGCTTGTGTCCCACGTTGGTCACCGAGGGCCAGACGCGGCCTTCCAGGGTTACGCGGGTGGCGTAGACGCCCCTGGCGGGCAGGACTACCTGCGGGTACTGGAGGTTGGCGGTGGGAAAGCCGAGCCCTTTGCCGCGGCCGTCGCCGTGAACCACGGGCCCGCTGAAGCCGTGGCAGCGGCCCAGCAGTACGGCGGCCTCGCGCACGTCGCCCCGGCCGATGAGCCTGCGCAGGGCGGTGGAGCTCACCACCGTGCCGTCCACAACCACAGGGGCGAGCTGCTCCACGCTGAAGCCTGCTTCCGCGCCCAGGTTGCGCAGCACGTCCACATGGCCGCCGCGGTTGCGGCCCAGGGAGAAATCATAGCCCACCACCAGACGGCGCAGATTCATGGGCAGCAGATAGCGGCGCACAAAGGCGGCCGCGTCCAGGGCGGCCAGGTCGCGGTCGAAAGGCAGCTCCAGCACCTGCGGCACGCCCAGTTGGGTCAGCCGGTCCAGGCGGTCCTGCCTGGTGCACAGGGGCATGTGCCCCTGGTCGGGAAAGAGCACCAGCCGGGGGTGGGGCCAGAAGGTCAGCACCACAGGGGTAAGCCCGTCCTGCCTGCAAACTTCCAGCGTGCGGCGGATAAGGGCCTGATGCCCCAGGTGCAGTCCATCAAAATTGCCGATGGTGACGCCCGTACCGGCGGGCGCGCCGAGAGACGCCACAGTATGTGCGATGTTCATGGGTCCGCGGATTCCCGGTCTTGGCCGGCTCAGATCAGCCGGGCGAAGATGAAATTGTAATGCTGGCGGATGTGCAGCACCAGCTTGAGGGTCATGTTTCTGGCCTGTTTTTCGTCCTGTGGGCTGAAGGAGCAGATGTGCCGGGCCACAGGACTGAAGTCCGCGTCGCCGCGGGGCTCCAGCATGCCCCAGTACTCGCGGGCGCGGGTCAGCAGGCCGGCGCACTGACGGTCTTTGCGCTTCTGGCGGTATTCGCGCTGAAATTGGGCGAACATGGCGTCCGCGTCCTGTGGAAAAGAGCGCCCCAAAGCCAGCCGCCACAGGGCCATATACAGGGCGCGCAGTTCAAAAAGCATCTGCCTGCGCCGCAGCACCTGCAGCCTTTTCACCTGTAAGAGCTCCAGCTCCGCCGTGAAGTCGGCGTCCGCCAGCAGGGCCGCAAAATTGTCCAGAGCCGTGCGCACCGCCTCGGCGGGGGCGGCGGAAACAAAAGCGATGGCGGGGCTGGACGCGACTTCGGTGGCGGTCATGGATTTCAGGCGGTTTCAGTACCGGGGGCGTCGCCCGGTTTGCGGCGGCGAGAGGAGCGCCGCCGGCGGCGGCCCGTGCCCGGTGCGGCGGCCTCGCCGGACCCGGCGTCTTCCTGACGTTGCGAAGGTTTGGGCGCATGCGGGCGCTGGCGGGAGCGGGACGGCGCATTTTGATCGGGAAAGCGGCTGTTGAGCAGGCTTTCCTGATGGCAGGCGTCCAGCAGCATGGCCAGGAGCAGCGCATTGTCTTCTTCGTCGTTCTGGGTGGCCAGTTCGTGGGCCAGGGGGGCGTAGCGGGCCACGCGCATGCGTTCCAGCCCGGTGAGGGCGCGGAAGCGGGCCTCCAGAATGGCTGTGAGGCGCGCGCCGGCCACCCGTGCCACGTCTTCATCCGTGGGCAGGGGCAACTCCATGAAGCCGATTTTATAGTGCTTGGCGATGCGGTCCAGCTCCATGCGCTGCATAACGTCCACCAGAGAGATGACCGTGCCCGCCGCGCCCGCACGGCCGGTGCGCCCGGCGCGGTGGATGTAGCTTTCATGGTCTTCGGGCGGCTCAAAAAGAAAAACGTGCGAGAGCTGGGGAATGTCGATGCCGCGCGCGGC is drawn from Desulfovibrio legallii and contains these coding sequences:
- a CDS encoding sulfatase-like hydrolase/transferase, translated to MSVVLDAFKIKSNKNCRNLEIYIKSLTILLGTIAILFLSASLWVQKTFGDINIEQALWHLGNADLVALGVATDFTTRLIKFIVFFIFLFFILFLAIFLNKKLFLYTTKLIAKIRRKPYAPPQSYPHRTITLVLFLSSLCICIFSLYKVEKQLHVYTFISNNIAKNNFDAISKYYSIPTNTDIIFEKKNNLVIVLAESFENTFSHANGHSYTKQLDTFRALSTHNDNMRNVHGTGWTIAALTGWFFGLPLKPPAGINGNGYISTKGFLPNARSVFDIFRDNGYETVLILGSDKHFSGQDKLFSDHGKFRILDKAYFKAAGWNLADYAGTGWGFRDSFTLARASEEYARLKAAGKPFVLIVETIDTHSPDGYCPEEHKIYHDIRDAFVETDKHLGVVFQ
- a CDS encoding diacylglycerol kinase, with the protein product MTHAICGLLTDGCTCVDRQGMLTFLPLFLTKRTIAARQQPAPCPRISWEDNSLRERTPHKRFASIIHIFDATKFSLQGIASAARTGTAFRQELFVLVALPLLAALCSIPAAEIFLLLGCWLLVLAAELLNTAVENICNLISIEYHPIIKIIKDCGSGSVFIAIGANICLWFWMLLK
- a CDS encoding bifunctional riboflavin kinase/FAD synthetase, whose product is MNIAHTVASLGAPAGTGVTIGNFDGLHLGHQALIRRTLEVCRQDGLTPVVLTFWPHPRLVLFPDQGHMPLCTRQDRLDRLTQLGVPQVLELPFDRDLAALDAAAFVRRYLLPMNLRRLVVGYDFSLGRNRGGHVDVLRNLGAEAGFSVEQLAPVVVDGTVVSSTALRRLIGRGDVREAAVLLGRCHGFSGPVVHGDGRGKGLGFPTANLQYPQVVLPARGVYATRVTLEGRVWPSVTNVGHKPTFGRNELTVEAFLLENCPDLYGRTLRLDFVDRLRDERRFADAEELKAQINADVAAARRTLAA